Proteins encoded together in one Ictidomys tridecemlineatus isolate mIctTri1 chromosome 3, mIctTri1.hap1, whole genome shotgun sequence window:
- the LOC144375651 gene encoding uncharacterized protein C12orf71 homolog, protein MDDSSSASSCSDIEQCTSESQSSQSLSVGYFPSEENVASEALTPCEDVTSEDPPSLPPDQGPWGTNDVTGPMGGSNETQEKPEELGEEDIDEVVNAYLHSLQENSAPNSAPSDDDQRMDKYQKETITQTAWELDDFSKTIMVCLDNLNEDEGDDPVLSYSQEEGGQSSSSMSSQMPQVSPEEEEAGQDLPKCIPQENGDIKQCPVMPPGLEEDEIVEMESQDTGTAESTPVSALQSEEWDMPSDKQGTSCMSFRGFFHWFRKRVVSSLPGRKRRGKAKKVSTCWH, encoded by the exons ATGGATGACTCGTCATCTGCCAGCAGCTGCTCTGACATAGAGCAGTGCACTTCAGAATCCCAATCTAGCCAGAGCCTCTCTGTAGGCTATTTCCCCTCCGAGGAAAACGTTGCCAGTGAGGCTCTCACCCCCTGCGAAGATGTGACCTCTGAGgatcctccctctctcccccctgaCCAAGGGCCATGGGGAACCAATGATGTAACCGGACCCATGGGGGGAAGCAATGAAACTCAGGAGAAGCCAGAGGAGCTTGGCGAAGAGGACATCGACGAGGTCGTGAATGCCTATCTGCACAGCCTCCAAGAAAATTCAGCACCTAACTCAGCTCCAAGTGACGATGACCAGAGGATGGACAAGTACCAAAAGGAAACCATAACCCAGACTGCCTGGGAACTGGATGATTTCTCAAAAACTATCATGGTATGTCTAGACAATCTGAATGAGGATGAAGGTGATGACCCTGTCCTGTCTTATTCTCAGGAGGAGGGTGGCCAGTCGTCCAGCAGTATGTCTTCCCAGATGCCTCAGGTCAGTCCCGAAGAAGAGGAGGCTGGTCAGGACTTGCCCAAATGTATACCACAAGAAAATGGAGATATCAAGCAGTGCCCAGTAATGCCTCCTGGGCTTGAGGAGGATGAAATTGTTGAG ATGGAAAGCCAGGATACTGGTACTGCTGAAAGCACCCCGGTCTCAGCATTGCAATCAGAGGAGTGGGATATGCCTTCAGACAAACAAGGCACTTCCTGTATGAGTTTCCGGGGCTTCTTCCACTGGTTCAGGAAGAGAGTGGTATCCTCCCTGCCAGGGAGAAAGCGCCGTGGGAAGGCCAAGAAGGTCTCAACCTGCTGGCACTAA